The Fusibacter sp. A1 DNA segment TAGTCGTTGATCCATTCGAGCTCAGCTTCTGTAAGCAAGTCCATCACAAGCGGCACCGTATCAATCGGGCAATAGGAGATCGTTTCAAATTTAAAAAACTCTCCGAACTCCGTGACACGGTCCTCCACAACCAGCAAGGTGTTTTCAATTCTTACGCCATGTCTTCCTGGTTTATAAACACCCGGTTCATTTGTAATCAGCATGCCCTTTTCAAGTTCCACATCGTTTTGATTGCACCGTATCGTGTGTGGTCCCTCGTGCACGCTTAAGACGTATCCCAACCCGTGACCTGTGCCGCACTTATAATCAAGCCCCGCATCCCACATCGGCTTTCTAGCCAGTATATCAAGATGTGGACCACAGGTGCCTTTTAAGAATACCGCCTTTGAAAGTCCTATATGCGACTTAAGCGTCAGCGTATAATCCACTCTTTCCTCATCTGTCAGTTCTCCAAGAGCCACTGTCCTTGTGATATCGGTGGTACCGTCCAAGTATTGTCCACCGGAATCAAATAGTAGGAATCCCTTTTCCTTTAAAACGGCATGGTTGTCCTTTGTGGCGCCATAGTGCATCATTGCAGCATTTTCACCGTATCCTGCGATCGTATTGAAGCTTGGACCCATGCTAAGCGGCTGCTCTCTTCTGAACTTTTCCAGTTGATCTGCGACATCAAGTTCTGTGATACTGCCAGATTTCACTTCGCTGTAGAGCCACTCCAAGAAGTAGATCAGGGCTATACCGTCCTTTATCTGGCTGTTTCTTATATTGGCAATTTCCTCTTTTGATTTTACAGCCTTAAACTTTGTGATCTCATCGCCCTTATCGATATGGATGACTGTTTCAGGTAAGGCACCAACAAGACTTGCGCTAATCTGATGTTTATCATAGATGACTTTTTTGTGGTTCATCCCGTCTAAATCCATAAAAATGCTATCATAATCCAGTAGATCGATCCGATCTGCCTTCAATGAGTTTTTCACCTCATCATCCAGTTTTTCTGAATGTACATATAATTTTACCTCATCAAGAGTGATGATCACATAAGAAATCACAAAAGGACAATACTGTATGTCCTCGCCCCTTATGTTAAGGAGCCACGCGATATCATCAAGGTTTGGTAGGATAAAAGCGTCTGCGGCGTTCTTCTTCATCGTCTCTCTGACTCGTTCAATTTTTTCAGTCCTAGACTGTCCGGCGTACTCGAGTTTGAAATCGATCACCCTGCCCATCGGAAAAGCAGGTCGCTCGGTCCAAAGGCTATCTATCAGATCAAGATCGATCTTAAAATCGAAGGCTTTTGATTTAGTTTGTTGAAGTAGCTGCTCAAAAGCGGATTGACTATAGCATTTGCCGTCAAAGCTGATGACAGCGCCTTCATAAAGATTGTCTCCCAACCACTCCGCTATTGTCGGTTCTCCAGGAAGACCCTGTTTGACCAACTCGAATGGGGTATCTGAAAGTTGAGTCTCGGCCTGGGTATGGTATCTACCGTCTGTCCATAATCTCGCCTTATACTCAGTAATCACCGCAGTTCCAGCAGAACCTGTAAATCCGCAAATCCATTCACGCGATTTGAAATAGTCCGATACATACTCGCTCTGATGCGCGTCAAAGCTTGGAACAATGTAACAAGAGATACCATGGGCCTTCATTTGATTGCGTAGTTCACTCACTCTTTGATTTATCATAAATCCTCCTTGATTTTCACTTAATTTCATCATACCTAACTCTATTTTTTTATCAATATTTCATCAAAAACACTTGTTACATTTACGAAACATAAAATGACTAGCCTTTTCACAGTCTAGTCATTTAAATGGTTTTGCTATTTTTTATTGTATGTACCGATTGACTCGATCCAAATCCTTTTTTAAAGGTTTCGACATCCCAAACATCTTCAATGAAGAGTGTCTGTTCCTTTTCAAGATTTACTTCCTGTATCTCTGTATAATGGAGCACCGCTTCCAGATTTAAAATCCTGACTCTCGGTCTACTTGGATTTGAGGCCCGGTAACTGGCTACGATACCGATTCTACCATCGGATAATACGACTCCGCTTCCCGGTGGAAACATACAGATATTGTTCATCATCTGTTTAAAGATATTCCTATCGATTCGATAGATGCACTCGACCATGAGAATATCAAGCGCCTCATAAATCGCCATCTTGCTTCTGTAAACCCTGTTGGTCGTCATCGCATCATACATGTCACAGACGGTGACAATCTGAACATACTCTGGAATCTCAATTCCGCTGATTCCAAGGGGATATCCCGACCCATCCAACTTTTCATGATGAAGTAGGACAATTTGCTTAGCCAAATAAGGCAACTTTTCAATATCCTTGAGTAACTCATAACCAAGCTGAGGATGCTTTTGAATCACTCTGATTTCGGCAGGAGTGAGTTTTCCCGGCTTTTGAATGACATCTTGGTCGATACGCGCCTTACCTATATCGTGAAGCAGGGCTCCCAGCGCGATGTTCTTAATATCTTCCATCACATAGTTAAGGCCCTTGGCAGTCAGTATCGATAGCACGGCTACGTTCACACTGTGTTTATAAGTGTACGCGTCGGTTCCAATCAGCTCAGAAACTGTATATAGAATATCACCTGATCTGCTAAGCGTTTCAATAAGCATATCCACAACATTTTTTACCAGTTCAATTTGATCATTTGGTATGAGCGCTTTAACACCCATACTTTCCTTATGTAAAATATCATCAAAAATCTCTTTAACATTTTCAATTGCCTGTTCCATCTTATCTTCTTCGATAATCCCGACAGGTTGAATGCCACGGCTTGCTTGATCGATTACATGTACCACATTGACATTGTGGCTTAATAACTTCTCAAGTATGTCATTATTTACCACCGTGCCTTTCTGCAAAAGCATACTACCGTGTTCAGTAAACACGGGTTCCAGTAATTGATTTCCGATGAGTTGATGACCTACTTGTGCCAATCTCATACGCGCCTCTCCTGCAGTCTTTTATGTCTACTACTATCATACAACAATTCATACTTAATTCATACTCTATTAATCTATCGTCAGATTGTCGCATTATATTTAATGGAATTCTCCGATTTATTTCCTTTTTTTTATCAAATTTGTGCTCGGAAGGCTTCATCTTGTTAATTTTTAATGAAGGAGCGTCCCTAAATGAAAGAAAGGTGATCTTCATATG contains these protein-coding regions:
- a CDS encoding aminopeptidase P family protein is translated as MINQRVSELRNQMKAHGISCYIVPSFDAHQSEYVSDYFKSREWICGFTGSAGTAVITEYKARLWTDGRYHTQAETQLSDTPFELVKQGLPGEPTIAEWLGDNLYEGAVISFDGKCYSQSAFEQLLQQTKSKAFDFKIDLDLIDSLWTERPAFPMGRVIDFKLEYAGQSRTEKIERVRETMKKNAADAFILPNLDDIAWLLNIRGEDIQYCPFVISYVIITLDEVKLYVHSEKLDDEVKNSLKADRIDLLDYDSIFMDLDGMNHKKVIYDKHQISASLVGALPETVIHIDKGDEITKFKAVKSKEEIANIRNSQIKDGIALIYFLEWLYSEVKSGSITELDVADQLEKFRREQPLSMGPSFNTIAGYGENAAMMHYGATKDNHAVLKEKGFLLFDSGGQYLDGTTDITRTVALGELTDEERVDYTLTLKSHIGLSKAVFLKGTCGPHLDILARKPMWDAGLDYKCGTGHGLGYVLSVHEGPHTIRCNQNDVELEKGMLITNEPGVYKPGRHGVRIENTLLVVEDRVTEFGEFFKFETISYCPIDTVPLVMDLLTEAELEWINDYHDKVNRHLSPMLEGSTLELLDKLTRRI
- a CDS encoding HD-GYP domain-containing protein encodes the protein MRLAQVGHQLIGNQLLEPVFTEHGSMLLQKGTVVNNDILEKLLSHNVNVVHVIDQASRGIQPVGIIEEDKMEQAIENVKEIFDDILHKESMGVKALIPNDQIELVKNVVDMLIETLSRSGDILYTVSELIGTDAYTYKHSVNVAVLSILTAKGLNYVMEDIKNIALGALLHDIGKARIDQDVIQKPGKLTPAEIRVIQKHPQLGYELLKDIEKLPYLAKQIVLLHHEKLDGSGYPLGISGIEIPEYVQIVTVCDMYDAMTTNRVYRSKMAIYEALDILMVECIYRIDRNIFKQMMNNICMFPPGSGVVLSDGRIGIVASYRASNPSRPRVRILNLEAVLHYTEIQEVNLEKEQTLFIEDVWDVETFKKGFGSSQSVHTIKNSKTI